From the Thermococcus sp. M36 genome, the window GGACAACGTCAGCATACACACCTCCCACGGCCAGCCCACAATTATTGGAAAGTACGTTACCATCGGCCATAACGCGGTTGTGCACGGCGCCGAAATAGGGGACTACACCATCATCGGCATGGGCGCGGTTGTCCTAGACGGTGCAAAGATAGGGAAGCATGTTATAATTGGCGCCGGAGCACTGGTTCCACCCGGGAAAGAGATTCCAGATCACAGCCTCGTTGTGGGCGTCCCCGGAAAGGTCGTGAGACAGCTCAGTGAAAAAGAGGTCGAATGGACCAAGAAGAACGCCGAGATATATATCGGTCTGGCCGAAGCTCACCTCAGGGGCAGAAAGAAGATTGAGTGATGGGAATGATCTTTCGTCTCGTCTCCCACATCCCCCATATTTTGTTCCGGCCGGTTTATGACCTGTACGAGGACTACTTGCTTGAGAGGGTCAAGAGGGGCAGGATACCCAGGCACGTTGCAATAATAATGGACGGAAACAGGCGGTGGGCAAGGAAGCTGGAAAAGCCCCCGTGGTACGGCCACCTCTTTGGGTCTCGGAAGCTCGAAGAGATTCTTGAGTGGTGCCACGAGCTCGGCATAAGAACCCTCACTGTCTACGCGTTCTCCACGGAGAATTTCAGGAGAACCCCCGAGGAGGTCAGCGCCCTGATGAACCTGTTCGAGCAGAAGTTCAAGGAGCTCCTCACAGATGAGCGGGTGCACAGGTACGGAATAAGGGTAAACGTCATCGGCAGGAAGGAGCTGCTCCCCGAGAGGGTTCGT encodes:
- a CDS encoding gamma carbonic anhydrase family protein; amino-acid sequence: MTVYELDGKRPKIHETAFIDENASVIGDVVLEAKTSVWPGAVLRGDIEQIYVGEGSNIQDNVSIHTSHGQPTIIGKYVTIGHNAVVHGAEIGDYTIIGMGAVVLDGAKIGKHVIIGAGALVPPGKEIPDHSLVVGVPGKVVRQLSEKEVEWTKKNAEIYIGLAEAHLRGRKKIE
- the uppS gene encoding polyprenyl diphosphate synthase; the protein is MIFRLVSHIPHILFRPVYDLYEDYLLERVKRGRIPRHVAIIMDGNRRWARKLEKPPWYGHLFGSRKLEEILEWCHELGIRTLTVYAFSTENFRRTPEEVSALMNLFEQKFKELLTDERVHRYGIRVNVIGRKELLPERVREAAEEAEKATRKYSNYTLNIALAYGGRSEITDAVREIVNDVLEGKISQEDIDEDLIKRYLYYPNMPDPDIVIRTGGEIRISNFLLYQIAYSELFFVDVYFPEFRKIDFLRIIREYQKRQRRFGR